In Motacilla alba alba isolate MOTALB_02 chromosome 21, Motacilla_alba_V1.0_pri, whole genome shotgun sequence, the following are encoded in one genomic region:
- the PLEKHG5 gene encoding pleckstrin homology domain-containing family G member 5 isoform X3, whose amino-acid sequence MHFDGHIRFDLPPQGSILARNMSTRSCPPRTSPASDVEEEEEGPAESRGERKSSALKLPKKKAWRRHTDDPSKECFTLKFDLSIDIEAEIVPAVKKKSLGEVLLPVFERKAIELGKVDIYLDQSHTPLSLQFEAYRFGGHYLRVKAKPGDELKVEQAVRDARSASLPILHPASSAAFLGPVLEPLPGRREGTESLAPGRRRKNITEFLGDASIPSPEPGLHSSSSLPTNGTDTWKNRAASRFSGFFGSGTSAGSFGRETEKLEQLVNRLHAYSTFGLPKLPPQLRFDRDSWEEDGDEAGLTLEDSWQQIIQGTEVLSRRQCHQQEAIWELLHTEATYIRNLKVITDLFLSCLVNLQESGLLCEVDAERLFSNIGEIIRLHCKLWRSVMASVLAKARRTGALLDPVDFLDGFKMFGSLFKPYVRYCMEEEGCMEYMRTLLRDSELFRTYVTWAEKQEQCSRLKLSDMLVKPHQRLTKYPLLLKSILKKTDDPRARDAITTMISSVERFINDVNSRMRQRQERQRLDAILSRIDAYEVVEGSTDEVDKLLKEFLRLDLTAPIPGTSPEDTRQLLLEGSLRMREGKDSKMDVYCFLFTDLFLITKPFKKAERTKVIRQPLLVDRVVCRELRDPGSFLLIYLNELGSAVAAYTFQTSGQLCRSWVEAVRNAQVRARVGGGPVGSLCTPHSSLMTPPSQNLLQRLRQRRRMEEQEEEDEEDEEDDGESGTSAASSPTILHHSSASPDSQQCPSDGSTETLAMVAADGGDELSSPDWDAGPFSSTSDGSSVSTSTSIGTGTSVETPTSADTPTQELPAGALPVPLPHGVASPGSGCRSSSIDSAYGTLSPASLRDFGQQPEGTAEEGQEPPLAPPAPRPASPRLRRRTPVQLLPCPARVLKSKSEASLPQLLSPTSPGPLSQSRSLSDLCAGSPRTSQDPAPQAAPGSSGSSTSELSEAEEPAESPVSLPGELRRDPQPPARRTLSDPQSAQHRKLTLAQLYRIRTTLLLNSTLTASEV is encoded by the exons ATGCACTTCGATGGCCACATCCGCTTCGACCTGCCCCCGCAAG GCTCCATCCTGGCCCGCAACATGTCAACACGTTCGTGCCCCCCGCGCACCAGCCCGGCCTCTgatgtggaggaggaggaggagggtccggcagagagcagagg GGAGCGCAAGAGCTCAGCGCTGAAGCTGCCCAAGAAGAAGGCTTGGCGCAGGCACACGGAC GACCCCAGCAAGGAGTGCTTCACCTTGAAGTTTGACCTCAGCATCGACATCGAGGCGGAGATCGTGCCAGCCGTGAAGAAGAAGTCGCTGGG ggaagtgctgctgccagtCTTCGAGAGGAAGGCGATTGAGCTGGGCAAAGTGGACATCTACCTGGACCAGTCCCACACGCCGCTGTCCCTGCAGTTCGAGGCGTATCGCTTCGGGGGACACTACCTGAGGGTGAAAG CCAAGCCCGGGGATGAGCTGAAGGTGGAGCAGGCAGTGCGAGATGCCAGGTCAGCCAGCCTGCCCATTCTGCaccctgccagcagtgctgctttccttgGGCCAGTGCTGGAGCCACTGCCAGGACGCCGGGAGGGCACTGAGAGCCTG GCTCCGGGACGGCGAAGGAAGAACATAACAGAGTTCCTGGGAGACgccagcatccccagccctgagccaggcctgcacagcagcagctctctgcccaCCAATGGCACTGACACCTGGAAGAACCGCGCTGCCAGCCGCTTCAGCGGCTTCTTCGGCTCCGGGACTAGCGCGGGCTCCTTCGGGCGG GAGACTGagaagctggagcagctggtgaACAGGCTGCACGCCTACAGCACCTTCGGGCTGCCCAAGCTGCCGCCCCAGCTCCGCTTTGACCGCGACTCctgggaggaggatggggatgaggctgggctgACACTGGAGGACAGCTGGCAGCAGATCATCCAGGGCACGGAG GTCCTGTCGCGCcggcagtgccaccagcaggaAGCcatctgggagctgctgcacacagaggCCACCTACATCCGGAACCTCAAAGTCATCACTGAT ctctTTCTCTCCTGCCTGGTGAACCTGCAGGagtcagggctgctctgtgag GTGGATGCCGAGCGGCTCTTCAGCAACATTGGGGAGATCATCCGGCTGCACTGCAAGCTGTGGCGCAGCGTCATGGCCTCAGTGCTGGCCAAGGCACGGCGGACTGGGGCACTGCTCGACCCCGTTGACTTCCTCGATGGCTTCAAGATG TTCGGGTCCCTCTTCAAGCCCTACGTGCGCTATTGCATGGAGGAGGAGGGCTGCATGGAGTACATGCGGACCCTGCTGCGGGACAGCGAGCTCTTCCGCACCTATGTGACG TGGGCCgagaagcaggagcagtgcagccGCCTGAAGCTGAGCGACATGCTGGTGAAACCTCACCAGCGCCTCACCAAGTACCCGCTGCTCCTCAAGTCCATCCTGAAGAAGACGGATGACCCACGTGCCCGTGACGCCATCACCACCATG ATCAGCTCCGTGGAGCGCTTCATCAACGACGTCAACTCGCGGATGCGCCAGCGGCAGGAGCGGCAGCGCCTGGATGCCATTCTCAGCCGGATCGACGCCTATGAGGTGGTGGAGGGCAGCACAGACGAGGTGGACAAG CTGCTTAAGGAGTTCCTGCGGCTGGACCTGACGGCCCCCATCCCCGGCACCTCTCCGGAGGACACCCGGCAGCTCCTCCTCGAGGGCAGCCTGAGGATGCGGGAAGGTAAAGACAGCAAG ATGGACGTCTACTGCTTCCTCTTCACCGACCTCTTCCTCATCACCAAGCCCTTCAAGAAGGCTGAGCGCACCAAGGTGATCCGGCAGCCCTTGCTGGTGGACAGAGTCGTTTGCCGGGAGCTCAGAGACCCAG GTTCCTTCCTCCTCATCTATCTGAACGAGCTGGGGAGTGCTGTGGCCGCCTACACCTTCCAGACCAGTGGGCAGCTGTGCCGCAGCTGGGTCGAGGCAGTGCGCAATGCCCAGGTGAGGGCACGGGTGGGTGGGGGACCCGTGGGTTCCCTGTGCACACCCCATTCCTCACTGATGACTCCCCCTTCCCAGAacctgctgcagaggctgcgGCAGCGCCGGCGcatggaggagcaggaggaagaggatgaggaggacgaggaggacgACGGTGAGAGTGGCACTTCAGCTGCCAGTTCACCTACCATCCTACACCACAGCAGCGCCAGCCCGGACTCACAGCAGTG CCCATCCGACGGCTCCACCGAGACGCTTGCCATGGTGGCAGCAGACGGTGGCGACGAGCTCTCCTCCCCAGACTGGGACGCAGGACCCTTCAGCTCAACCTCGGATGGCTCCTCTGTTAGCACCAGCACCTCCATCGGCACTGGCACCTCTGTGGAGACCCCCACCTCTGCCGATACCCccacccaggagctgcctgcaggtgcCCTGCCTGTTCCCCTGCCCCACGGCGTGGCCTCCCCAGGCAGCGGCTGCCGCTCGTCCTCCATCGACAGCGCCTACGGCACGCTCTCACCTGCCTCCCTGCGGGACTTTGGCCAGCAGCCAGAGGGGACGGCcgaggaggggcaggagcccCCCCTGGCCCCTCCTGCTCCACGGCCTGCCTCGCCCCGGCTGCGCCGCCGGACGCccgtgcagctcctgccttgcccGGCCAGGGTGCTTAAGTCCAAGTCGGAGGCCAGCttgccccagctcctgtcccccaCTTCCCCAGGCCCCCTAAGCCAAAGCCGCAGCCTCTCTGACCTCTGTGCTGGTTCCCCCCGGACTAGCCAAGACCCCGCACCTCAGGCTGCCCCcggcagcagtggcagctccaCATCAGAGCTCTCAGAGGCAGAGGAGCCAGCGGAGAGCCCAGTATCCCTGCCGGGGGAGCTCAGGCGCGACCCCCAACCTCCTGCCCGCCGGACCCTCTCGGACCCCCAGTCGGCCCAGCACCGCAAGCTGACCCTGGCGCAGCTGTACCGGATCCGGACCACGCTGCTGCTCAACTCCACGCTGACGGCCTC GGAGGTCTGA
- the PLEKHG5 gene encoding pleckstrin homology domain-containing family G member 5 isoform X1, whose product MFLYWRKRGAYELEALPPGLAGLEFGAAERFSWSSSLDVGEELGAEPCPEEETVLHCQNPDCAGERRAAKECHHAECRQLSRSGPLSLCELCDGRLHGAMHFDGHIRFDLPPQGSILARNMSTRSCPPRTSPASDVEEEEEGPAESRGERKSSALKLPKKKAWRRHTDDPSKECFTLKFDLSIDIEAEIVPAVKKKSLGEVLLPVFERKAIELGKVDIYLDQSHTPLSLQFEAYRFGGHYLRVKAKPGDELKVEQAVRDARSASLPILHPASSAAFLGPVLEPLPGRREGTESLAPGRRRKNITEFLGDASIPSPEPGLHSSSSLPTNGTDTWKNRAASRFSGFFGSGTSAGSFGRETEKLEQLVNRLHAYSTFGLPKLPPQLRFDRDSWEEDGDEAGLTLEDSWQQIIQGTEVLSRRQCHQQEAIWELLHTEATYIRNLKVITDLFLSCLVNLQESGLLCEVDAERLFSNIGEIIRLHCKLWRSVMASVLAKARRTGALLDPVDFLDGFKMFGSLFKPYVRYCMEEEGCMEYMRTLLRDSELFRTYVTWAEKQEQCSRLKLSDMLVKPHQRLTKYPLLLKSILKKTDDPRARDAITTMISSVERFINDVNSRMRQRQERQRLDAILSRIDAYEVVEGSTDEVDKLLKEFLRLDLTAPIPGTSPEDTRQLLLEGSLRMREGKDSKMDVYCFLFTDLFLITKPFKKAERTKVIRQPLLVDRVVCRELRDPGSFLLIYLNELGSAVAAYTFQTSGQLCRSWVEAVRNAQVRARVGGGPVGSLCTPHSSLMTPPSQNLLQRLRQRRRMEEQEEEDEEDEEDDGESGTSAASSPTILHHSSASPDSQQCPSDGSTETLAMVAADGGDELSSPDWDAGPFSSTSDGSSVSTSTSIGTGTSVETPTSADTPTQELPAGALPVPLPHGVASPGSGCRSSSIDSAYGTLSPASLRDFGQQPEGTAEEGQEPPLAPPAPRPASPRLRRRTPVQLLPCPARVLKSKSEASLPQLLSPTSPGPLSQSRSLSDLCAGSPRTSQDPAPQAAPGSSGSSTSELSEAEEPAESPVSLPGELRRDPQPPARRTLSDPQSAQHRKLTLAQLYRIRTTLLLNSTLTASEV is encoded by the exons ATGTTTCTGTACTGGAGGAAGCGGGGTGCCTACGAGCTGGAGGCTTTGCCGCCCGGCCTGGCGGGGCTGGAGTTCGGGGCAGCGGAGCgcttctcctggagctccagcctggATGTCGGCGAGGAGCTCGGGG CCGAGCCGTGCCCAGAAGAGGAGACAGTGCTGCACTGCCAGAATCCCGACTGCGCCGGAGAGAGGAGGGCAGCCAAG GAATGCCACCACGCGGAGTGCCGGCAGCTGAGCCGCAGCGGCCCCCTCAGCCTGTGTGAGCTCTGCGATGGCCGCCTCCATGGCGCCATGCACTTCGATGGCCACATCCGCTTCGACCTGCCCCCGCAAG GCTCCATCCTGGCCCGCAACATGTCAACACGTTCGTGCCCCCCGCGCACCAGCCCGGCCTCTgatgtggaggaggaggaggagggtccggcagagagcagagg GGAGCGCAAGAGCTCAGCGCTGAAGCTGCCCAAGAAGAAGGCTTGGCGCAGGCACACGGAC GACCCCAGCAAGGAGTGCTTCACCTTGAAGTTTGACCTCAGCATCGACATCGAGGCGGAGATCGTGCCAGCCGTGAAGAAGAAGTCGCTGGG ggaagtgctgctgccagtCTTCGAGAGGAAGGCGATTGAGCTGGGCAAAGTGGACATCTACCTGGACCAGTCCCACACGCCGCTGTCCCTGCAGTTCGAGGCGTATCGCTTCGGGGGACACTACCTGAGGGTGAAAG CCAAGCCCGGGGATGAGCTGAAGGTGGAGCAGGCAGTGCGAGATGCCAGGTCAGCCAGCCTGCCCATTCTGCaccctgccagcagtgctgctttccttgGGCCAGTGCTGGAGCCACTGCCAGGACGCCGGGAGGGCACTGAGAGCCTG GCTCCGGGACGGCGAAGGAAGAACATAACAGAGTTCCTGGGAGACgccagcatccccagccctgagccaggcctgcacagcagcagctctctgcccaCCAATGGCACTGACACCTGGAAGAACCGCGCTGCCAGCCGCTTCAGCGGCTTCTTCGGCTCCGGGACTAGCGCGGGCTCCTTCGGGCGG GAGACTGagaagctggagcagctggtgaACAGGCTGCACGCCTACAGCACCTTCGGGCTGCCCAAGCTGCCGCCCCAGCTCCGCTTTGACCGCGACTCctgggaggaggatggggatgaggctgggctgACACTGGAGGACAGCTGGCAGCAGATCATCCAGGGCACGGAG GTCCTGTCGCGCcggcagtgccaccagcaggaAGCcatctgggagctgctgcacacagaggCCACCTACATCCGGAACCTCAAAGTCATCACTGAT ctctTTCTCTCCTGCCTGGTGAACCTGCAGGagtcagggctgctctgtgag GTGGATGCCGAGCGGCTCTTCAGCAACATTGGGGAGATCATCCGGCTGCACTGCAAGCTGTGGCGCAGCGTCATGGCCTCAGTGCTGGCCAAGGCACGGCGGACTGGGGCACTGCTCGACCCCGTTGACTTCCTCGATGGCTTCAAGATG TTCGGGTCCCTCTTCAAGCCCTACGTGCGCTATTGCATGGAGGAGGAGGGCTGCATGGAGTACATGCGGACCCTGCTGCGGGACAGCGAGCTCTTCCGCACCTATGTGACG TGGGCCgagaagcaggagcagtgcagccGCCTGAAGCTGAGCGACATGCTGGTGAAACCTCACCAGCGCCTCACCAAGTACCCGCTGCTCCTCAAGTCCATCCTGAAGAAGACGGATGACCCACGTGCCCGTGACGCCATCACCACCATG ATCAGCTCCGTGGAGCGCTTCATCAACGACGTCAACTCGCGGATGCGCCAGCGGCAGGAGCGGCAGCGCCTGGATGCCATTCTCAGCCGGATCGACGCCTATGAGGTGGTGGAGGGCAGCACAGACGAGGTGGACAAG CTGCTTAAGGAGTTCCTGCGGCTGGACCTGACGGCCCCCATCCCCGGCACCTCTCCGGAGGACACCCGGCAGCTCCTCCTCGAGGGCAGCCTGAGGATGCGGGAAGGTAAAGACAGCAAG ATGGACGTCTACTGCTTCCTCTTCACCGACCTCTTCCTCATCACCAAGCCCTTCAAGAAGGCTGAGCGCACCAAGGTGATCCGGCAGCCCTTGCTGGTGGACAGAGTCGTTTGCCGGGAGCTCAGAGACCCAG GTTCCTTCCTCCTCATCTATCTGAACGAGCTGGGGAGTGCTGTGGCCGCCTACACCTTCCAGACCAGTGGGCAGCTGTGCCGCAGCTGGGTCGAGGCAGTGCGCAATGCCCAGGTGAGGGCACGGGTGGGTGGGGGACCCGTGGGTTCCCTGTGCACACCCCATTCCTCACTGATGACTCCCCCTTCCCAGAacctgctgcagaggctgcgGCAGCGCCGGCGcatggaggagcaggaggaagaggatgaggaggacgaggaggacgACGGTGAGAGTGGCACTTCAGCTGCCAGTTCACCTACCATCCTACACCACAGCAGCGCCAGCCCGGACTCACAGCAGTG CCCATCCGACGGCTCCACCGAGACGCTTGCCATGGTGGCAGCAGACGGTGGCGACGAGCTCTCCTCCCCAGACTGGGACGCAGGACCCTTCAGCTCAACCTCGGATGGCTCCTCTGTTAGCACCAGCACCTCCATCGGCACTGGCACCTCTGTGGAGACCCCCACCTCTGCCGATACCCccacccaggagctgcctgcaggtgcCCTGCCTGTTCCCCTGCCCCACGGCGTGGCCTCCCCAGGCAGCGGCTGCCGCTCGTCCTCCATCGACAGCGCCTACGGCACGCTCTCACCTGCCTCCCTGCGGGACTTTGGCCAGCAGCCAGAGGGGACGGCcgaggaggggcaggagcccCCCCTGGCCCCTCCTGCTCCACGGCCTGCCTCGCCCCGGCTGCGCCGCCGGACGCccgtgcagctcctgccttgcccGGCCAGGGTGCTTAAGTCCAAGTCGGAGGCCAGCttgccccagctcctgtcccccaCTTCCCCAGGCCCCCTAAGCCAAAGCCGCAGCCTCTCTGACCTCTGTGCTGGTTCCCCCCGGACTAGCCAAGACCCCGCACCTCAGGCTGCCCCcggcagcagtggcagctccaCATCAGAGCTCTCAGAGGCAGAGGAGCCAGCGGAGAGCCCAGTATCCCTGCCGGGGGAGCTCAGGCGCGACCCCCAACCTCCTGCCCGCCGGACCCTCTCGGACCCCCAGTCGGCCCAGCACCGCAAGCTGACCCTGGCGCAGCTGTACCGGATCCGGACCACGCTGCTGCTCAACTCCACGCTGACGGCCTC GGAGGTCTGA
- the PLEKHG5 gene encoding pleckstrin homology domain-containing family G member 5 isoform X2, giving the protein MFLYWRKRGAYELEALPPGLAGLEFGAAERFSWSSSLDVGEELGAEPCPEEETVLHCQNPDCAGERRAAKECHHAECRQLSRSGPLSLCELCDGRLHGAMHFDGHIRFDLPPQGSILARNMSTRSCPPRTSPASDVEEEEEGPAESRGERKSSALKLPKKKAWRRHTDDPSKECFTLKFDLSIDIEAEIVPAVKKKSLGEVLLPVFERKAIELGKVDIYLDQSHTPLSLQFEAYRFGGHYLRVKAKPGDELKVEQAVRDARSASLPILHPASSAAFLGPVLEPLPGRREGTESLAPGRRRKNITEFLGDASIPSPEPGLHSSSSLPTNGTDTWKNRAASRFSGFFGSGTSAGSFGRETEKLEQLVNRLHAYSTFGLPKLPPQLRFDRDSWEEDGDEAGLTLEDSWQQIIQGTEVLSRRQCHQQEAIWELLHTEATYIRNLKVITDLFLSCLVNLQESGLLCEVDAERLFSNIGEIIRLHCKLWRSVMASVLAKARRTGALLDPVDFLDGFKMFGSLFKPYVRYCMEEEGCMEYMRTLLRDSELFRTYVTWAEKQEQCSRLKLSDMLVKPHQRLTKYPLLLKSILKKTDDPRARDAITTMISSVERFINDVNSRMRQRQERQRLDAILSRIDAYEVVEGSTDEVDKLLKEFLRLDLTAPIPGTSPEDTRQLLLEGSLRMREGKDSKMDVYCFLFTDLFLITKPFKKAERTKVIRQPLLVDRVVCRELRDPGSFLLIYLNELGSAVAAYTFQTSGQLCRSWVEAVRNAQNLLQRLRQRRRMEEQEEEDEEDEEDDGESGTSAASSPTILHHSSASPDSQQCPSDGSTETLAMVAADGGDELSSPDWDAGPFSSTSDGSSVSTSTSIGTGTSVETPTSADTPTQELPAGALPVPLPHGVASPGSGCRSSSIDSAYGTLSPASLRDFGQQPEGTAEEGQEPPLAPPAPRPASPRLRRRTPVQLLPCPARVLKSKSEASLPQLLSPTSPGPLSQSRSLSDLCAGSPRTSQDPAPQAAPGSSGSSTSELSEAEEPAESPVSLPGELRRDPQPPARRTLSDPQSAQHRKLTLAQLYRIRTTLLLNSTLTASEV; this is encoded by the exons ATGTTTCTGTACTGGAGGAAGCGGGGTGCCTACGAGCTGGAGGCTTTGCCGCCCGGCCTGGCGGGGCTGGAGTTCGGGGCAGCGGAGCgcttctcctggagctccagcctggATGTCGGCGAGGAGCTCGGGG CCGAGCCGTGCCCAGAAGAGGAGACAGTGCTGCACTGCCAGAATCCCGACTGCGCCGGAGAGAGGAGGGCAGCCAAG GAATGCCACCACGCGGAGTGCCGGCAGCTGAGCCGCAGCGGCCCCCTCAGCCTGTGTGAGCTCTGCGATGGCCGCCTCCATGGCGCCATGCACTTCGATGGCCACATCCGCTTCGACCTGCCCCCGCAAG GCTCCATCCTGGCCCGCAACATGTCAACACGTTCGTGCCCCCCGCGCACCAGCCCGGCCTCTgatgtggaggaggaggaggagggtccggcagagagcagagg GGAGCGCAAGAGCTCAGCGCTGAAGCTGCCCAAGAAGAAGGCTTGGCGCAGGCACACGGAC GACCCCAGCAAGGAGTGCTTCACCTTGAAGTTTGACCTCAGCATCGACATCGAGGCGGAGATCGTGCCAGCCGTGAAGAAGAAGTCGCTGGG ggaagtgctgctgccagtCTTCGAGAGGAAGGCGATTGAGCTGGGCAAAGTGGACATCTACCTGGACCAGTCCCACACGCCGCTGTCCCTGCAGTTCGAGGCGTATCGCTTCGGGGGACACTACCTGAGGGTGAAAG CCAAGCCCGGGGATGAGCTGAAGGTGGAGCAGGCAGTGCGAGATGCCAGGTCAGCCAGCCTGCCCATTCTGCaccctgccagcagtgctgctttccttgGGCCAGTGCTGGAGCCACTGCCAGGACGCCGGGAGGGCACTGAGAGCCTG GCTCCGGGACGGCGAAGGAAGAACATAACAGAGTTCCTGGGAGACgccagcatccccagccctgagccaggcctgcacagcagcagctctctgcccaCCAATGGCACTGACACCTGGAAGAACCGCGCTGCCAGCCGCTTCAGCGGCTTCTTCGGCTCCGGGACTAGCGCGGGCTCCTTCGGGCGG GAGACTGagaagctggagcagctggtgaACAGGCTGCACGCCTACAGCACCTTCGGGCTGCCCAAGCTGCCGCCCCAGCTCCGCTTTGACCGCGACTCctgggaggaggatggggatgaggctgggctgACACTGGAGGACAGCTGGCAGCAGATCATCCAGGGCACGGAG GTCCTGTCGCGCcggcagtgccaccagcaggaAGCcatctgggagctgctgcacacagaggCCACCTACATCCGGAACCTCAAAGTCATCACTGAT ctctTTCTCTCCTGCCTGGTGAACCTGCAGGagtcagggctgctctgtgag GTGGATGCCGAGCGGCTCTTCAGCAACATTGGGGAGATCATCCGGCTGCACTGCAAGCTGTGGCGCAGCGTCATGGCCTCAGTGCTGGCCAAGGCACGGCGGACTGGGGCACTGCTCGACCCCGTTGACTTCCTCGATGGCTTCAAGATG TTCGGGTCCCTCTTCAAGCCCTACGTGCGCTATTGCATGGAGGAGGAGGGCTGCATGGAGTACATGCGGACCCTGCTGCGGGACAGCGAGCTCTTCCGCACCTATGTGACG TGGGCCgagaagcaggagcagtgcagccGCCTGAAGCTGAGCGACATGCTGGTGAAACCTCACCAGCGCCTCACCAAGTACCCGCTGCTCCTCAAGTCCATCCTGAAGAAGACGGATGACCCACGTGCCCGTGACGCCATCACCACCATG ATCAGCTCCGTGGAGCGCTTCATCAACGACGTCAACTCGCGGATGCGCCAGCGGCAGGAGCGGCAGCGCCTGGATGCCATTCTCAGCCGGATCGACGCCTATGAGGTGGTGGAGGGCAGCACAGACGAGGTGGACAAG CTGCTTAAGGAGTTCCTGCGGCTGGACCTGACGGCCCCCATCCCCGGCACCTCTCCGGAGGACACCCGGCAGCTCCTCCTCGAGGGCAGCCTGAGGATGCGGGAAGGTAAAGACAGCAAG ATGGACGTCTACTGCTTCCTCTTCACCGACCTCTTCCTCATCACCAAGCCCTTCAAGAAGGCTGAGCGCACCAAGGTGATCCGGCAGCCCTTGCTGGTGGACAGAGTCGTTTGCCGGGAGCTCAGAGACCCAG GTTCCTTCCTCCTCATCTATCTGAACGAGCTGGGGAGTGCTGTGGCCGCCTACACCTTCCAGACCAGTGGGCAGCTGTGCCGCAGCTGGGTCGAGGCAGTGCGCAATGCCCAG AacctgctgcagaggctgcgGCAGCGCCGGCGcatggaggagcaggaggaagaggatgaggaggacgaggaggacgACGGTGAGAGTGGCACTTCAGCTGCCAGTTCACCTACCATCCTACACCACAGCAGCGCCAGCCCGGACTCACAGCAGTG CCCATCCGACGGCTCCACCGAGACGCTTGCCATGGTGGCAGCAGACGGTGGCGACGAGCTCTCCTCCCCAGACTGGGACGCAGGACCCTTCAGCTCAACCTCGGATGGCTCCTCTGTTAGCACCAGCACCTCCATCGGCACTGGCACCTCTGTGGAGACCCCCACCTCTGCCGATACCCccacccaggagctgcctgcaggtgcCCTGCCTGTTCCCCTGCCCCACGGCGTGGCCTCCCCAGGCAGCGGCTGCCGCTCGTCCTCCATCGACAGCGCCTACGGCACGCTCTCACCTGCCTCCCTGCGGGACTTTGGCCAGCAGCCAGAGGGGACGGCcgaggaggggcaggagcccCCCCTGGCCCCTCCTGCTCCACGGCCTGCCTCGCCCCGGCTGCGCCGCCGGACGCccgtgcagctcctgccttgcccGGCCAGGGTGCTTAAGTCCAAGTCGGAGGCCAGCttgccccagctcctgtcccccaCTTCCCCAGGCCCCCTAAGCCAAAGCCGCAGCCTCTCTGACCTCTGTGCTGGTTCCCCCCGGACTAGCCAAGACCCCGCACCTCAGGCTGCCCCcggcagcagtggcagctccaCATCAGAGCTCTCAGAGGCAGAGGAGCCAGCGGAGAGCCCAGTATCCCTGCCGGGGGAGCTCAGGCGCGACCCCCAACCTCCTGCCCGCCGGACCCTCTCGGACCCCCAGTCGGCCCAGCACCGCAAGCTGACCCTGGCGCAGCTGTACCGGATCCGGACCACGCTGCTGCTCAACTCCACGCTGACGGCCTC GGAGGTCTGA